Proteins found in one Thalassophryne amazonica chromosome 1, fThaAma1.1, whole genome shotgun sequence genomic segment:
- the stradb gene encoding STE20-related kinase adapter protein beta isoform X3, whose translation MHMLHHSIPPDVMRNHDDVMSPCRQDCSCIFHTQVQPMDIEERYEDISHQFLSSDCSEYTLQGPAGGDDITGLSPEPTHYQLLAELGRGFNNLSQVNMARHTPTGQLVAVKHTNLDECTEEELLQLMNEVLLSRLFRHKNFLTSRLVFSSCSQLWVLTPLMSYGSADTLLRTYFPDGMSESLIAYLLYGVLKALEYLHRMAYIHRGVKASHILLSGEGHVYLSGLHSVYSMMREGKRMRAVFDMPHHSPSLLPWLSPELLRQDLHGYGVKSDIYSLGIVACELVSGRVPFQDMPPTQMLLQKLRGSHCCLLDVAPFPLGELGGLKVSRSGVDSGIGESVITGILTHSATAPPADRPQSPGPKNHSVTLHNLVQLCLQQQPERRPSASTLLTHAFFKQVGVQHSEETHQRVLPWPHVPSSAPHELRRPSSILSPCPALSHTTITWHRHSRGGVGLLLTPRHSS comes from the exons ATGCACAT GCTGCATCACAGTATTCCTCCAGATGTTATGAGAAACCATGATGACGTCATGAGCCCATGCAGACAG GACTGTTCCTGCATATTCCACACTCAGGTCCAGCCCATGGACATAGAGGAGCGTTATGAGGACATCAGccaccagttcctg AGCTCTGACTGTTCTGAATACACTCTGCAAGGTCCAGCAGGTGGCGATGACATCACAGGGCTGTCACCTGAGCCAACCCACTACCAGCTACTGGCCGAGCTGG GGAGGGGCTTCAACAACCTGAGCCAGGTGAACATGGCACGCCATACCCCCACCGGCCAACTGGTGGCAGTCAAACACACCAACCTGGACGAGTGTACAGAGGAAGAATTGCTACAGCTCATG AATGAGGTCCTGCTGTCCAGGCTGTTCCGTCACAAAAACTTCCTGACATCGCGACTGGTTTTCAGCTCCTGCTCCCAGCTCTGGGTCCTGACGCCTCTCATGTCTTATG GCTCTGCAGACACCTTACTGAGGACATATTTTCCAGATGGAATGAGTGAATCCTTGATAGCGTACCTGCTGTATGGCGTGCTCAAGGCATTGGAATACCTTCACCGGATGGCCTACATTCaccg GGGTGTGAAGGCTAGCCATATCCTGCTGTCAGGAGAGGGCCACGTCTACCTCTCAGGGCTCCACAGTGTTTACAGTATGATGCGTGAGGGAAAGAGGATGAGAGCCGTGTTTGACATGCCCCACCACAGCCCTTCCCTGCTGCCCTGGCTCAGCCCTGAACTACTGCGGCAG GACCTGCATGGGTATGGAGTGAAATCAGATATCTACAGTTTGGGTATTGTGGCCTGCGAGCTGGTCAGTGGCAGGGTGCCCTTCCAAGATATGCCACCTACTCAG ATGTTGCTGCAGAAGCTGCGTGGCTCACACTGCTGCCTGCTCGATGTGGCTCCCTTCCCGCTGGGTGAGCTGGGAGGCCTGAAGGTGTCACGGTCTGGAGTTGATTCTGGCATTGGGGAGAGCGTGATCACTGGAATCCTGACGCACAGTGCCACTGCCCCTCCAGCTGACCGACCTCAAAGCCCCGGACCTAAGAACCACTCCGTCACCCTGCACAATTTGGTCCAGCTGTGTCTGCAGCAGCAGCCCGAGCGCAG ACCATCAGCTTCGACACTGCTGACCCATGCCTtcttcaagcaggttggtgttcaACACA GTGAAGAGACACACCAGAGAGTCCTTCCTTGGCCTCATGTACCCAGCAGTGCCCCTCACGAGCTCCGACGACCCTCCAGTATCCTGTCCCCCTGCCCCGCCCTGTCACACACCACCATCACGTGGCATCGACACAGCCGAGGCGGTGTGGGACTTCTCCTAACCCCACGTCACTCGAGCTAG
- the stradb gene encoding STE20-related kinase adapter protein beta isoform X1 yields the protein MSFLGQHITITASPSSSMSSPLLCCPLGCLSPVLLPLHQDCSCIFHTQVQPMDIEERYEDISHQFLSSDCSEYTLQGPAGGDDITGLSPEPTHYQLLAELGRGFNNLSQVNMARHTPTGQLVAVKHTNLDECTEEELLQLMNEVLLSRLFRHKNFLTSRLVFSSCSQLWVLTPLMSYGSADTLLRTYFPDGMSESLIAYLLYGVLKALEYLHRMAYIHRGVKASHILLSGEGHVYLSGLHSVYSMMREGKRMRAVFDMPHHSPSLLPWLSPELLRQDLHGYGVKSDIYSLGIVACELVSGRVPFQDMPPTQMLLQKLRGSHCCLLDVAPFPLGELGGLKVSRSGVDSGIGESVITGILTHSATAPPADRPQSPGPKNHSVTLHNLVQLCLQQQPERRPSASTLLTHAFFKQVGVQHSEETHQRVLPWPHVPSSAPHELRRPSSILSPCPALSHTTITWHRHSRGGVGLLLTPRHSS from the exons ATGTCTTTCTTG GGGCAGCATATCACAATTACTGCATCGCCCTCAAGCTCCATGTCCTCTCCACTCCTCTGTTGTCCTTTGGGGTGTCTCTCACCTGTGCTCCTCCCCCTTCACCAGGACTGTTCCTGCATATTCCACACTCAGGTCCAGCCCATGGACATAGAGGAGCGTTATGAGGACATCAGccaccagttcctg AGCTCTGACTGTTCTGAATACACTCTGCAAGGTCCAGCAGGTGGCGATGACATCACAGGGCTGTCACCTGAGCCAACCCACTACCAGCTACTGGCCGAGCTGG GGAGGGGCTTCAACAACCTGAGCCAGGTGAACATGGCACGCCATACCCCCACCGGCCAACTGGTGGCAGTCAAACACACCAACCTGGACGAGTGTACAGAGGAAGAATTGCTACAGCTCATG AATGAGGTCCTGCTGTCCAGGCTGTTCCGTCACAAAAACTTCCTGACATCGCGACTGGTTTTCAGCTCCTGCTCCCAGCTCTGGGTCCTGACGCCTCTCATGTCTTATG GCTCTGCAGACACCTTACTGAGGACATATTTTCCAGATGGAATGAGTGAATCCTTGATAGCGTACCTGCTGTATGGCGTGCTCAAGGCATTGGAATACCTTCACCGGATGGCCTACATTCaccg GGGTGTGAAGGCTAGCCATATCCTGCTGTCAGGAGAGGGCCACGTCTACCTCTCAGGGCTCCACAGTGTTTACAGTATGATGCGTGAGGGAAAGAGGATGAGAGCCGTGTTTGACATGCCCCACCACAGCCCTTCCCTGCTGCCCTGGCTCAGCCCTGAACTACTGCGGCAG GACCTGCATGGGTATGGAGTGAAATCAGATATCTACAGTTTGGGTATTGTGGCCTGCGAGCTGGTCAGTGGCAGGGTGCCCTTCCAAGATATGCCACCTACTCAG ATGTTGCTGCAGAAGCTGCGTGGCTCACACTGCTGCCTGCTCGATGTGGCTCCCTTCCCGCTGGGTGAGCTGGGAGGCCTGAAGGTGTCACGGTCTGGAGTTGATTCTGGCATTGGGGAGAGCGTGATCACTGGAATCCTGACGCACAGTGCCACTGCCCCTCCAGCTGACCGACCTCAAAGCCCCGGACCTAAGAACCACTCCGTCACCCTGCACAATTTGGTCCAGCTGTGTCTGCAGCAGCAGCCCGAGCGCAG ACCATCAGCTTCGACACTGCTGACCCATGCCTtcttcaagcaggttggtgttcaACACA GTGAAGAGACACACCAGAGAGTCCTTCCTTGGCCTCATGTACCCAGCAGTGCCCCTCACGAGCTCCGACGACCCTCCAGTATCCTGTCCCCCTGCCCCGCCCTGTCACACACCACCATCACGTGGCATCGACACAGCCGAGGCGGTGTGGGACTTCTCCTAACCCCACGTCACTCGAGCTAG
- the stradb gene encoding STE20-related kinase adapter protein beta isoform X4 has product MRNHDDVMSPCRQDCSCIFHTQVQPMDIEERYEDISHQFLSSDCSEYTLQGPAGGDDITGLSPEPTHYQLLAELGRGFNNLSQVNMARHTPTGQLVAVKHTNLDECTEEELLQLMNEVLLSRLFRHKNFLTSRLVFSSCSQLWVLTPLMSYGSADTLLRTYFPDGMSESLIAYLLYGVLKALEYLHRMAYIHRGVKASHILLSGEGHVYLSGLHSVYSMMREGKRMRAVFDMPHHSPSLLPWLSPELLRQDLHGYGVKSDIYSLGIVACELVSGRVPFQDMPPTQMLLQKLRGSHCCLLDVAPFPLGELGGLKVSRSGVDSGIGESVITGILTHSATAPPADRPQSPGPKNHSVTLHNLVQLCLQQQPERRPSASTLLTHAFFKQVGVQHSEETHQRVLPWPHVPSSAPHELRRPSSILSPCPALSHTTITWHRHSRGGVGLLLTPRHSS; this is encoded by the exons ATGAGAAACCATGATGACGTCATGAGCCCATGCAGACAG GACTGTTCCTGCATATTCCACACTCAGGTCCAGCCCATGGACATAGAGGAGCGTTATGAGGACATCAGccaccagttcctg AGCTCTGACTGTTCTGAATACACTCTGCAAGGTCCAGCAGGTGGCGATGACATCACAGGGCTGTCACCTGAGCCAACCCACTACCAGCTACTGGCCGAGCTGG GGAGGGGCTTCAACAACCTGAGCCAGGTGAACATGGCACGCCATACCCCCACCGGCCAACTGGTGGCAGTCAAACACACCAACCTGGACGAGTGTACAGAGGAAGAATTGCTACAGCTCATG AATGAGGTCCTGCTGTCCAGGCTGTTCCGTCACAAAAACTTCCTGACATCGCGACTGGTTTTCAGCTCCTGCTCCCAGCTCTGGGTCCTGACGCCTCTCATGTCTTATG GCTCTGCAGACACCTTACTGAGGACATATTTTCCAGATGGAATGAGTGAATCCTTGATAGCGTACCTGCTGTATGGCGTGCTCAAGGCATTGGAATACCTTCACCGGATGGCCTACATTCaccg GGGTGTGAAGGCTAGCCATATCCTGCTGTCAGGAGAGGGCCACGTCTACCTCTCAGGGCTCCACAGTGTTTACAGTATGATGCGTGAGGGAAAGAGGATGAGAGCCGTGTTTGACATGCCCCACCACAGCCCTTCCCTGCTGCCCTGGCTCAGCCCTGAACTACTGCGGCAG GACCTGCATGGGTATGGAGTGAAATCAGATATCTACAGTTTGGGTATTGTGGCCTGCGAGCTGGTCAGTGGCAGGGTGCCCTTCCAAGATATGCCACCTACTCAG ATGTTGCTGCAGAAGCTGCGTGGCTCACACTGCTGCCTGCTCGATGTGGCTCCCTTCCCGCTGGGTGAGCTGGGAGGCCTGAAGGTGTCACGGTCTGGAGTTGATTCTGGCATTGGGGAGAGCGTGATCACTGGAATCCTGACGCACAGTGCCACTGCCCCTCCAGCTGACCGACCTCAAAGCCCCGGACCTAAGAACCACTCCGTCACCCTGCACAATTTGGTCCAGCTGTGTCTGCAGCAGCAGCCCGAGCGCAG ACCATCAGCTTCGACACTGCTGACCCATGCCTtcttcaagcaggttggtgttcaACACA GTGAAGAGACACACCAGAGAGTCCTTCCTTGGCCTCATGTACCCAGCAGTGCCCCTCACGAGCTCCGACGACCCTCCAGTATCCTGTCCCCCTGCCCCGCCCTGTCACACACCACCATCACGTGGCATCGACACAGCCGAGGCGGTGTGGGACTTCTCCTAACCCCACGTCACTCGAGCTAG
- the stradb gene encoding STE20-related kinase adapter protein beta isoform X5: protein MSFLDCSCIFHTQVQPMDIEERYEDISHQFLSSDCSEYTLQGPAGGDDITGLSPEPTHYQLLAELGRGFNNLSQVNMARHTPTGQLVAVKHTNLDECTEEELLQLMNEVLLSRLFRHKNFLTSRLVFSSCSQLWVLTPLMSYGSADTLLRTYFPDGMSESLIAYLLYGVLKALEYLHRMAYIHRGVKASHILLSGEGHVYLSGLHSVYSMMREGKRMRAVFDMPHHSPSLLPWLSPELLRQDLHGYGVKSDIYSLGIVACELVSGRVPFQDMPPTQMLLQKLRGSHCCLLDVAPFPLGELGGLKVSRSGVDSGIGESVITGILTHSATAPPADRPQSPGPKNHSVTLHNLVQLCLQQQPERRPSASTLLTHAFFKQVGVQHSEETHQRVLPWPHVPSSAPHELRRPSSILSPCPALSHTTITWHRHSRGGVGLLLTPRHSS from the exons ATGTCTTTCTTG GACTGTTCCTGCATATTCCACACTCAGGTCCAGCCCATGGACATAGAGGAGCGTTATGAGGACATCAGccaccagttcctg AGCTCTGACTGTTCTGAATACACTCTGCAAGGTCCAGCAGGTGGCGATGACATCACAGGGCTGTCACCTGAGCCAACCCACTACCAGCTACTGGCCGAGCTGG GGAGGGGCTTCAACAACCTGAGCCAGGTGAACATGGCACGCCATACCCCCACCGGCCAACTGGTGGCAGTCAAACACACCAACCTGGACGAGTGTACAGAGGAAGAATTGCTACAGCTCATG AATGAGGTCCTGCTGTCCAGGCTGTTCCGTCACAAAAACTTCCTGACATCGCGACTGGTTTTCAGCTCCTGCTCCCAGCTCTGGGTCCTGACGCCTCTCATGTCTTATG GCTCTGCAGACACCTTACTGAGGACATATTTTCCAGATGGAATGAGTGAATCCTTGATAGCGTACCTGCTGTATGGCGTGCTCAAGGCATTGGAATACCTTCACCGGATGGCCTACATTCaccg GGGTGTGAAGGCTAGCCATATCCTGCTGTCAGGAGAGGGCCACGTCTACCTCTCAGGGCTCCACAGTGTTTACAGTATGATGCGTGAGGGAAAGAGGATGAGAGCCGTGTTTGACATGCCCCACCACAGCCCTTCCCTGCTGCCCTGGCTCAGCCCTGAACTACTGCGGCAG GACCTGCATGGGTATGGAGTGAAATCAGATATCTACAGTTTGGGTATTGTGGCCTGCGAGCTGGTCAGTGGCAGGGTGCCCTTCCAAGATATGCCACCTACTCAG ATGTTGCTGCAGAAGCTGCGTGGCTCACACTGCTGCCTGCTCGATGTGGCTCCCTTCCCGCTGGGTGAGCTGGGAGGCCTGAAGGTGTCACGGTCTGGAGTTGATTCTGGCATTGGGGAGAGCGTGATCACTGGAATCCTGACGCACAGTGCCACTGCCCCTCCAGCTGACCGACCTCAAAGCCCCGGACCTAAGAACCACTCCGTCACCCTGCACAATTTGGTCCAGCTGTGTCTGCAGCAGCAGCCCGAGCGCAG ACCATCAGCTTCGACACTGCTGACCCATGCCTtcttcaagcaggttggtgttcaACACA GTGAAGAGACACACCAGAGAGTCCTTCCTTGGCCTCATGTACCCAGCAGTGCCCCTCACGAGCTCCGACGACCCTCCAGTATCCTGTCCCCCTGCCCCGCCCTGTCACACACCACCATCACGTGGCATCGACACAGCCGAGGCGGTGTGGGACTTCTCCTAACCCCACGTCACTCGAGCTAG
- the stradb gene encoding STE20-related kinase adapter protein beta isoform X2, producing MSFLGQHITITASPSSSMSSPLLCCPLGCLSPVLLPLHQDCSCIFHTQVQPMDIEERYEDISHQFLSSDCSEYTLQGPAGGDDITGLSPEPTHYQLLAELGRGFNNLSQVNMARHTPTGQLVAVKHTNLDECTEEELLQLMNEVLLSRLFRHKNFLTSRLVFSSCSQLWVLTPLMSYGSADTLLRTYFPDGMSESLIAYLLYGVLKALEYLHRMAYIHRGVKASHILLSGEGHVYLSGLHSVYSMMREGKRMRAVFDMPHHSPSLLPWLSPELLRQDLHGYGVKSDIYSLGIVACELVSGRVPFQDMPPTQMLLQKLRGSHCCLLDVAPFPLGELGGLKVSRSGVDSGIGESVITGILTHSATAPPADRPQSPGPKNHSVTLHNLVQLCLQQQPERRPSASTLLTHAFFKQVKRHTRESFLGLMYPAVPLTSSDDPPVSCPPAPPCHTPPSRGIDTAEAVWDFS from the exons ATGTCTTTCTTG GGGCAGCATATCACAATTACTGCATCGCCCTCAAGCTCCATGTCCTCTCCACTCCTCTGTTGTCCTTTGGGGTGTCTCTCACCTGTGCTCCTCCCCCTTCACCAGGACTGTTCCTGCATATTCCACACTCAGGTCCAGCCCATGGACATAGAGGAGCGTTATGAGGACATCAGccaccagttcctg AGCTCTGACTGTTCTGAATACACTCTGCAAGGTCCAGCAGGTGGCGATGACATCACAGGGCTGTCACCTGAGCCAACCCACTACCAGCTACTGGCCGAGCTGG GGAGGGGCTTCAACAACCTGAGCCAGGTGAACATGGCACGCCATACCCCCACCGGCCAACTGGTGGCAGTCAAACACACCAACCTGGACGAGTGTACAGAGGAAGAATTGCTACAGCTCATG AATGAGGTCCTGCTGTCCAGGCTGTTCCGTCACAAAAACTTCCTGACATCGCGACTGGTTTTCAGCTCCTGCTCCCAGCTCTGGGTCCTGACGCCTCTCATGTCTTATG GCTCTGCAGACACCTTACTGAGGACATATTTTCCAGATGGAATGAGTGAATCCTTGATAGCGTACCTGCTGTATGGCGTGCTCAAGGCATTGGAATACCTTCACCGGATGGCCTACATTCaccg GGGTGTGAAGGCTAGCCATATCCTGCTGTCAGGAGAGGGCCACGTCTACCTCTCAGGGCTCCACAGTGTTTACAGTATGATGCGTGAGGGAAAGAGGATGAGAGCCGTGTTTGACATGCCCCACCACAGCCCTTCCCTGCTGCCCTGGCTCAGCCCTGAACTACTGCGGCAG GACCTGCATGGGTATGGAGTGAAATCAGATATCTACAGTTTGGGTATTGTGGCCTGCGAGCTGGTCAGTGGCAGGGTGCCCTTCCAAGATATGCCACCTACTCAG ATGTTGCTGCAGAAGCTGCGTGGCTCACACTGCTGCCTGCTCGATGTGGCTCCCTTCCCGCTGGGTGAGCTGGGAGGCCTGAAGGTGTCACGGTCTGGAGTTGATTCTGGCATTGGGGAGAGCGTGATCACTGGAATCCTGACGCACAGTGCCACTGCCCCTCCAGCTGACCGACCTCAAAGCCCCGGACCTAAGAACCACTCCGTCACCCTGCACAATTTGGTCCAGCTGTGTCTGCAGCAGCAGCCCGAGCGCAG ACCATCAGCTTCGACACTGCTGACCCATGCCTtcttcaagcag GTGAAGAGACACACCAGAGAGTCCTTCCTTGGCCTCATGTACCCAGCAGTGCCCCTCACGAGCTCCGACGACCCTCCAGTATCCTGTCCCCCTGCCCCGCCCTGTCACACACCACCATCACGTGGCATCGACACAGCCGAGGCGGTGTGGGACTTCTCCTAA
- the stradb gene encoding STE20-related kinase adapter protein beta isoform X6, with protein sequence MSFLDCSCIFHTQVQPMDIEERYEDISHQFLSSDCSEYTLQGPAGGDDITGLSPEPTHYQLLAELGRGFNNLSQVNMARHTPTGQLVAVKHTNLDECTEEELLQLMNEVLLSRLFRHKNFLTSRLVFSSCSQLWVLTPLMSYGSADTLLRTYFPDGMSESLIAYLLYGVLKALEYLHRMAYIHRGVKASHILLSGEGHVYLSGLHSVYSMMREGKRMRAVFDMPHHSPSLLPWLSPELLRQDLHGYGVKSDIYSLGIVACELVSGRVPFQDMPPTQMLLQKLRGSHCCLLDVAPFPLGELGGLKVSRSGVDSGIGESVITGILTHSATAPPADRPQSPGPKNHSVTLHNLVQLCLQQQPERRPSASTLLTHAFFKQVKRHTRESFLGLMYPAVPLTSSDDPPVSCPPAPPCHTPPSRGIDTAEAVWDFS encoded by the exons ATGTCTTTCTTG GACTGTTCCTGCATATTCCACACTCAGGTCCAGCCCATGGACATAGAGGAGCGTTATGAGGACATCAGccaccagttcctg AGCTCTGACTGTTCTGAATACACTCTGCAAGGTCCAGCAGGTGGCGATGACATCACAGGGCTGTCACCTGAGCCAACCCACTACCAGCTACTGGCCGAGCTGG GGAGGGGCTTCAACAACCTGAGCCAGGTGAACATGGCACGCCATACCCCCACCGGCCAACTGGTGGCAGTCAAACACACCAACCTGGACGAGTGTACAGAGGAAGAATTGCTACAGCTCATG AATGAGGTCCTGCTGTCCAGGCTGTTCCGTCACAAAAACTTCCTGACATCGCGACTGGTTTTCAGCTCCTGCTCCCAGCTCTGGGTCCTGACGCCTCTCATGTCTTATG GCTCTGCAGACACCTTACTGAGGACATATTTTCCAGATGGAATGAGTGAATCCTTGATAGCGTACCTGCTGTATGGCGTGCTCAAGGCATTGGAATACCTTCACCGGATGGCCTACATTCaccg GGGTGTGAAGGCTAGCCATATCCTGCTGTCAGGAGAGGGCCACGTCTACCTCTCAGGGCTCCACAGTGTTTACAGTATGATGCGTGAGGGAAAGAGGATGAGAGCCGTGTTTGACATGCCCCACCACAGCCCTTCCCTGCTGCCCTGGCTCAGCCCTGAACTACTGCGGCAG GACCTGCATGGGTATGGAGTGAAATCAGATATCTACAGTTTGGGTATTGTGGCCTGCGAGCTGGTCAGTGGCAGGGTGCCCTTCCAAGATATGCCACCTACTCAG ATGTTGCTGCAGAAGCTGCGTGGCTCACACTGCTGCCTGCTCGATGTGGCTCCCTTCCCGCTGGGTGAGCTGGGAGGCCTGAAGGTGTCACGGTCTGGAGTTGATTCTGGCATTGGGGAGAGCGTGATCACTGGAATCCTGACGCACAGTGCCACTGCCCCTCCAGCTGACCGACCTCAAAGCCCCGGACCTAAGAACCACTCCGTCACCCTGCACAATTTGGTCCAGCTGTGTCTGCAGCAGCAGCCCGAGCGCAG ACCATCAGCTTCGACACTGCTGACCCATGCCTtcttcaagcag GTGAAGAGACACACCAGAGAGTCCTTCCTTGGCCTCATGTACCCAGCAGTGCCCCTCACGAGCTCCGACGACCCTCCAGTATCCTGTCCCCCTGCCCCGCCCTGTCACACACCACCATCACGTGGCATCGACACAGCCGAGGCGGTGTGGGACTTCTCCTAA